Proteins co-encoded in one Aspergillus luchuensis IFO 4308 DNA, chromosome 6, nearly complete sequence genomic window:
- a CDS encoding uncharacterized protein (COG:S;~EggNog:ENOG410PWV9) encodes MSLPLPNDILLLVGEYVEDYRDRYNLLFVCRHFHDLFLRLVYQAAALKDCSQTRSFLGAVLRRPELARAVRSLDFHDWCPRSTSTPSSPPSDEDLAPYAQLAYSLSQTAEEHTKWEQDLRDNVEEAWIALLLPLASNLRHLQLVYPKQNVYLDRMMQRAVRGEKPFDDQPAFRVLRDVSLSHLADEEDSRGSYMTSQVLPFFQLPSMRAFSADSVVESTRPREDEPEPTHPVEEPTPGSSSIAEITLNTSSGSQGMQSLIASCSSLQSFKYQHSDSHLLAEGFQPSAFFESLASSKSSLHTLWLDNCGTHLPFTIAGANETHDEWFGPLTEFTALKDIRIRLPNLLDVRYQYEPSCPLTDVLPASVESLYVEGCKENTLVMLVGQLQKVLNKRKTQFKGLRRLDVEGFFHDEEDEDASGYQPAEAAGERVIKPRVYQTVEPLHRACAEAGIQLYLRDRVCLATMQEA; translated from the coding sequence ATGTCACTCCCACTTCCCAatgacatcctcctcctggtCGGGGAGTATGTGGAAGACTATCGGGACCGCTACAACCTTCTTTTTGTGTGCCGTCATTTCCACGATTTGTTTCTGCGCCTGGTTTACCAAGCAGCTGCCCTAAAGGACTGCTCCCAGACGCGTTCCTTCCTGGGAGCTGTTCTCCGTCGTCCCGAGCTGGCTCGGGCGGTTCGCAGCTTGGACTTCCATGACTGGTGTCCTAGATCCACCTCcactccttcctcccctccctccgacGAAGATTTGGCGCCGTATGCCCAATTGGCCTATTCGCTCAGTCAAACCGCCGAAGAGCACACGAAATGGGAGCAGGATCTCCGGGATaatgttgaagaagcttgGATTGCGCTTCTCCTGCCGCTGGCGAGTAACCTGAGGCATCTGCAATTAGTGTACCCCAAGCAGAATGTCTACCTGGACCGCATGATGCAGCGGGCAgtgaggggagagaagcCTTTCGACGACCAGCCGGCATTCCGTGTGTTGCGGGATGTGTCGCTGAGCCATTTagccgacgaggaagacagcCGAGGAAGCTACATGACTTCCCAggtcctccctttctttcaatTGCCATCCATGCGGGCATTCTCGGCGGACTCGGTGGTTGAGTCCACCCGCCCACGCGAGGATGAGCCTGAACCAACCCATCCGGTTGAGGAGCCTACTCCCGGCTCTTCGTCCATTGCTGAGATTACACTGAATACGAGCAGTGGATCTCAGGGCATGCAAAGCCTGATCGCCTCATGCTCTTCGCTCCAATCCTTCAAGTACCAACACTCCGATTCACACCTGCTTGCAGAGGGGTTCCAGCCTTCTGCATTCTTCGAGTCCCTGGCGAGCAGTAAGAGCAGCCTGCACACCCTGTGGCTGGACAATTGCGGCACCCATTTGCCTTTCACCATTGCCGGAGCGAACGAGACGCACGACGAGTGGTTTGGACCTCTGACGGAGTTCACTGCGTTGAAGGATATCCGCATCCGTCTGCCCAACCTGCTTGATGTTCGCTACCAGTATGAACCGTCGTGCCCGCTCACCGATGTGCTTCCCGCGTCGGTCGAATCGTTGTATGTGGAAGGCTGTAAGGAAAATACTTTGGTCATGCTGGTTGGACAGCTCCAAAAGGTTCTCAACAAGCGCAAGACGCAATTCAAGGGCCTGAGACGACTCGACGTTGAAGGCTTCTTccatgacgaggaggatgaggacgcaTCGGGCTACCAGCCGGCGGAGGCCGCCGGCGAGAGAGTGATCAAACCCCGGGTGTATCAGACGGTAGAGCCGCTGCATCGTGCCTGTGCCGAGGCGGGGATTCAACTCTATTTGCGCGACCGCGTGTGTTTGGCGACGATGCAAGAGGCATAA
- a CDS encoding MFS transporter (COG:G;~EggNog:ENOG410PFTW;~InterPro:IPR020846,IPR011701,IPR036259;~PFAM:PF07690;~TransMembrane:12 (i78-95o115-134i146-163o175-196i203-226o238-264i311-328o348-369i390-409o421-442i454-477o483-505i);~go_function: GO:0022857 - transmembrane transporter activity [Evidence IEA];~go_process: GO:0055085 - transmembrane transport [Evidence IEA]), which produces MEDTRTQTASPAEESRRSHHSSSTLPSEHDDKDIEKQRLHDGMAEGTKDQKEPDPNIVDWDGPDDPENPQNFPRPRKWLITIILGLMTISVTFASSVFSTASTVTATQFHVSSEVMVLGTSLFVLGYSFGPLFFGPLSELYGRKTPLFTGFFIFAIFQIPVAVAQNLQTIMICRFLGGLFASAPLAIVGGMLADIFNPVERGIAMAVFAGATFVGPVAGPIVGGFITMSYLGWRWTEYITAIMAFFFGAVGFVVVPETFGPTLLERRARGKRFETRNWALHARSEEMPVDIKHIATVYLVRPFLMLVREPILLLITLYMGFIYGFLYLCFEAYPVAFQELRGWNKGVGALPFIAIAVGVVFGCCVIVFFTKTRFQRVLEREGHVVPEERLIPMMIGGVLLPAGMFWFGWTSNPGIIWVPQVIAGGFLGAGILLIFMQGLNYIIDCYNINANSAIAANCFFRSGLGAGFPMFAIPMFHNLGVPWAMTLLGCLTAILFPVPILFYIYGSRIRSWSKFAPTN; this is translated from the exons ATGGAAGACACACGCACGCAGACTGCCTCCCCGGCAGAAGAATCCCGTCGCAGCCATCACTCCAGCAGCACCTTACCGAGCGAGCACGATGATAAAGACATAGAGAAGCAGCGTCTCCACGACGGCATGGCCGAAGGCACAAAGGACCAAAAAGAACCCGACCCCAACATCGTGGACTGGGACGGTCCAGATGACCCA GAAAACCCCCAAAACTTCCCCCGTCCACGCAAATGGCTCATAACAATAATCCTCGGGCTCATGACCATATCCGTAACCTTTGCCTCCTCTGTCTTCAGCACCGCATCCACCGTAACAGCGACGCAATTCCACGTCTCGTCCGAAGTAATGGTTCTCGGCACGAGCCTCTTCGTGCTCGGATACAGTTTCGGCCCGCTCTTCTTCGGTCCCCTATCCGAGCTCTACGGACGCAAAACCCCCCTGTTCACGGGATTTTTCATCTTCGCTATATTCCAGATCCCGGTTGCCGTGGCGCAGAACCTCCAGACGATAATGATATGCCGGTTCCTGGGCGGGTTATTCGCTAGTGCGCCGTTGGCGATTGTCGGTGGTATGCTGGCGGATATATTCAATCCGGTGGAAAGAGGTATTGCAATGGCGGTGTTCGCAGGCGCTACGTTCGTAGGGCCGGTCGCGGGTCCCATTGTCGGCGGGTTTATCACGATGAGTTATCTagggtggagatggacgGAGTATATCACGGCCATTATGGCGTTCTTTTTCGGGGCTGTGGGGTTTGTGGTTGTTCCCGAGACGTTTGGGCCGACGTTATTGGAGAGAAGGGCGAGGGGGAAGCGGTTCGAGACGAGGAATTGGGCATTGCATGCGCGGTCGGAGGAAATGCCGGTTGATATCAAGCATATTGCGACTGTGTATCTCGTCAGGCCGTTTTTGATGCTTGTCAGGGAGCCGATTCTGTTGCTTATCACGTTGTATATGGGCTTTATTTATGGGTTTTTGTATCTGTGTTTTGAGGCGTATCCGGTGGCGTTTCAGGAGTTGAGGGGGTGGAATAAGGGGGTTGGAGCGCTGCCGTTTATTGCCATTGCTGTTGGGGTCGTGTTTGGGTGTTGTGTTATTGTGTTCTTTACCAAGACGAGGTTTCAGAGGGTGTTGGAACGGGAGGGCCATGTTGTtccggaggagaggttgatTCCTATGATGATTgggggggtgttgttgccTGCCGGCAtgttttggtttggttggacGAGTAATCCGGGGATTATTTGGGTGCCGCAGGTCATTGCTGGGGGGTTTTTGGGGGCGGGGATACTGTTGATTTTTATGCAG GGGCTGAATTATATCATCGATTGCTATAATATCAATGCCAACTCGGCGATTGCGGCCAATTGCTTCTTTCGGTCGGGGCTGGGGGCCGGGTTTCCGATGTTTGCTATTCCGATG TTCCATAATCTGGGCGTGCCGTGGGCTATGACCCTGCTGGGATGTCTGACTGCCATTTTGTTCCCTGTGCCGATTCTGTTCTATATCTATGGAAGTAGGATCCGGTCGTGGAGTAAGTTTGCGCCGACTAATTAG
- a CDS encoding uncharacterized protein (COG:S;~EggNog:ENOG410PXJ0), with amino-acid sequence MQSTTSMEEHEESEYLEDSEDSEDSSDISDGQPECNYIYHDDLPILPTCYVYVAILPGDGVLKHWMLYIDAPTYTEKPIIHLVGSPDSYRVETRFLTDEDEDSFIDRVNLCDIPNRQGVYDAIINAGERARVNNQDPSYNSQVYIIRLLRALERRRIVSNKDPKYKEAKKKLKGKQQRPNVMQ; translated from the coding sequence ATGCAATCAACCACCAGCATGGAGGAACACGAGGAGTCTGAGTATCTCGAGGACTCTGAGGACTCCGAGGACTCTAGCGACATCTCGGATGGCCAGCCCGAATGTAATTACATTTACCACGATGACCTACCAATCTTGCCAACCTGTTACGTGTATGTCGCTATACTACCAGGGGACGGCGTATTGAAACACTGGATGCTTTACATCGACGCTCCAACCTACACCGAAAAGCCCATTATCCACCTCGTCGGATCCCCAGATTCTTACCGAGTTGAAACACGATTTTTgacggatgaagatgaagatagtTTCATTGACCGTGTTAATTTGTGTGATATTCCAAATCGACAGGGGGTGTACGATGCTATTATCAATGCTGGAGAACGTGCACGCGTCAATAACCAAGATCCGAGCTATAACTCTCAGGTCTATATCATTAGGCTTTTGCGTGCATTGGAAAGGCGACGCATTGTCAGCAACAAAGATCCAAAGTATAAAGaggcaaagaaaaaattgAAGGGAAAACAACAGAGGCCGAACGTTATGCAGTGA
- a CDS encoding uncharacterized protein (COG:A;~EggNog:ENOG410PVDN;~InterPro:IPR036322,IPR027417,IPR007111,IPR015943, IPR019775,IPR001680,IPR031359;~PFAM:PF05729,PF00400,PF17100;~go_function: GO:0005515 - protein binding [Evidence IEA]), with product MPFRKRLKDLKATLRPPKNSSLNVSQDTSTASLVSHNTPVANESSSIIPDPVPLRLEGLWKKAYLDLQAKSPELLAQYERIVLSSAESDTLNNEKRENTDIDPRLEYCVKGRLEAIEKSRLKICIRGREIEVRKQVRRVVGGILSVKDVITAAVSAEPHASIAWAGVLFLLDPLAKSFHQDEEAMSGFQAVSDLMVRYAFLEKSQARIYSTSASKVAESPQHLAELVRSKTVELYILILEYHMCFATHFNHSGYRRFLKDWVDDDKWRNMLESITRLDGKIRQDLTIFVGDDIQAIFKELENSQQVVIDSLSVLKESFKEAKQKELLDDLPVVSKAKFGSFDDGNKSECLEGTRTEILREIQSWAESPDDSQVFWLRGMAGTGKSTISRTFAAACQQRKSLIPHGPSLPAHLYLGASFFFDRSEPGRNTVEKLFPSISYELASSFPDSRDKICQAISENQFIGTQNLRNQWHKLILEPLLTLEKELLLPVTLVLLLDALDEAVSEDPKETGNPAHDIEGVLGLLATAGKLRNIRLKIFLTSRPEICSQFPHALSEGISVRDFELEKTPMTFEAPNLPKDDITLYLEHEIKQIASRATIKYPESHVNSTCWLTQDDERRIARTLADRSDGLFIYAATACRFLDGVDDWEDLQARMRELSADDSGESPQEILDRTYSQVLSYSVIHSSRKTKTEKANFFRLFQRIIGAVVVLAEPLSITTLEDLLGLSLRASKPQRLLRSLSSVISCGDSFEAPIRLLHMSFRDFLLGQPQRRCLYNEFCIDSREAHRVLLESCLNLLSSTLKQDICSLDDPSFLVKDIDPSLLDQKIPVYVRYASQYWSHHLQQAGLELSDDDCVHQFLKQNFLYWLELMSILRMIPAATLNVIELESCFNALPRDGRAGIQDMISDMKRFMLSSRNEIENLPLQVYRSALIFAPEQSICRKAYGSLIPSTFSRLPRVIDKWKPLLQELYNKDSGRCLALSSDGKTLAVLCGPWKLSRVNVWNITTGTLLYTIDCGGWPDFIAFLPGDKHILSSGVFQGVQVWDISSGKLLKKILSWEGDSSDDDRWEAPHEDSLSSLGCLAMVHCSRKSIGLIYATQGELEIVHVPTTVNTMAWTPDGAALAISLTDGSILFWDAIESVFLLSLSHTSGIGKGLNMTFSATGELLTETLLSDCVSIKLWDWRTKALLLEIIDDSLDWRDCQSLDSDTIMHFSPSEKVVTTWHRSTGLQRWDYVTRQRLVRLATPDPKMRVKLSPNGKMFVVATKRADRTPSTDLFDSATGELLMSLRSITDYSRVVFKWESRLLISAGLDRIVRIWDLSSDLRSEQLAAPLKPEGRLILSHDHQFVLSASTDNICLWEKKSGSLSRKVNEKDTEGIAEMFGQVLVRGYKGSILTNLKTATEGMDTNRPYDNIVLDLVQGYLYNFQTEDISPNGKFLAKASVSKESTHYEDDNFYITVWDIITGNVACTVPRGYKQEPYLSFSPDGRLLAIVLWNSDSKAIALEVWDVIDEECRLQWDTCQGEKFDAIKILWSADGTKVAINCPILFLKQENRAIIILCDLAKSKTILLEYPGVCAALSPNGRLVVTRARDGRDLSLWEVLEDSLKLLGHRTDMNLHQWPSPLHMLKFEGDEVIVTDESRIDVRSLLPNWDSRTSRQIQWKDDWIIYGPEKVLLPLQYRPRDVVVTKDNVLVMRSKSGEVTFWEFADEVAEG from the exons ATGCCTTTCCGAAAGCGCCTGAAAGACTTAAAGGCGACTCTCCGTCCACCAAAAAACTCCAGTCTGAATGTTTCTCAAGATACCAGCACTGCATCGTTGGTTTCACACAATACTCCAGTCGCTAATGAGAGTTCTTCGATCATTCCCGATCCAGTTCCTCTAAGACTTGAAGGTCTGTGGAAGAAGGCTTACCTAGATCTCCAAGCCAAGAGTCCAGAGCTACTTGCCCAGTATGAAAGGATCGTCCTGTCGAGCGCGGAATCGGATACCTTGAACAACGAAAAGCGAGAAAATACTGACATTGATCCTCGACTCGAGTATTGCGTAAAAGGGCGCCTCGAAGCGATCGAAAAGTCACGGCTTAAGATATGCAttagaggaagagagatcgAGGTCAGAAAACAAGTTCGTCGCGTCGTTGGGGGAATTCTGTCTGTGAAAGACGTTATAACCGCTGCAGTGAGCGCAGAGCCACATGCCTCTATAGCATGGGCAGGTGTTCTGTTCCTACTAGATCCACTGGCCAAATCATTTCATCAGGATGAGGAAGCCATGAGCGGATTTCAGGCTGTATCAGATCTGATGGTTCGATATGCATTTCTGGAGAAAAGCCAGGCCAGAATATATTCGACTTCTGCCTCCAAAGTAGCCGAATCGCCCCAGCATCTTGCAGAGTTGGTGAGATCCAAGACCGTCGAgctatatattcttatactTGAGTACCACATGTGTTTTGCTACGCACTTCAATCATTCAGGGTACAGGCGATTTTTGAAGGACTGGGTAGATGACGATAAATGGCGCAACATGCTCGAGTCGATAACGCGTCTTGATGGAAAGATTCGCCAGGATTTGACAATATTCGTTGGCGACGATATCCAAGCGATCTTCAAAGAGTTGGAGAATTCACAGCAAGTGGTGATAGACTCACTCTCTGTATTAAAGGAAAGCTTCAAG GAGGCCAAGCAAAAGGAACTTCTCGACGACCTTCCAGTGGTCTCGAAGGCAAAGTTTGGATCCTTTGACGATGGAAACAAATCAGAATGCCTCGAGGGCACGAGAACGGAGATACTTCGTGAAATTCAGTCTTGGGCCGAGTCTCCGGATGACTCTCAAGTGTTCTGGCTCCGAGGAATGGCAGGAACCGGCAAGTCTACAATCTCCCGTACCTTTGCCGCTGCGTGCCAGCAGCGCAAGTCGCTTATACCTCATGGACCCTCTCTTCCGGCGCACCTCTATCTTGGTGCtagtttcttcttcgataGAAGTGAGCCTGGGCGCAACACCGTTGAAAAGTTGTTTCCTTCTATCTCCTATGAGctagcatcatcattcccAGATTCCAGAGACAAGATATGCCAAGCAATCTCGGAAAACCAATTCATCGGCACACAGAACTTGCGCAACCAGTGGCACAAGTTGATTCTAGAACCACTTTTGACACTTGAAAAGGAGCTCCTCCTACCCGTGACACTGGTATTGCTGCTAGATGCACTTGATGAGGCCGTGTCCGAGGACCCTAAGGAGACTGGAAACCCGGCCCATGATATTGAAGGCGTCCTGGGGCTTCTGGCCACAGCTGGCAAGCTGCGAAATATTCGGTTGAAGATTTTCCTCACTAGCAGGCCAGAGATATGCTCTCAGTTTCCTCATGCTCTTTCTGAAGGAATCAGTGTCAGAGACTTTGAACTCGAAAAGACTCCAATGACATTTGAAGCGCCCAACCTTCCGAAAGACGACATAACCTTGTATCTGGAGCATGAGATCAAGCAAATTGCGTCCCGAGCCACCATCAAGTATCCTGAGTCGCATGTAAATTCTACCTGCTGGCTCACTCAGGATGATGAAAGGAGAATCGCTCGTACTCTGGCAGATAGAAGCGATGGCTTGTTTATTTATGCAGCCACCGCATGTCGCTTCTTGGATGGGGTAGACGACTGGGAGGATTTGCAAGCACGCATGCGGGAGCTATCTGCGGACGACTCGGGAGAATCACCACAGGAGATTCTGGATCGGACGTATAGTCAAGTTCTGAGTTACTCTGTTATTCACAGTTCCAGGAAAACAAAGACTGAGAAGGCCAATTTCTTTAGGCTTTTCCAACGAATAATCGGGGCCGTTGTTGTCCTAGCTGAGCCTCTCTCGATTACAACCCTCGAAGACCTTTTAGGTTTGTCTTTGAGGGCATCAAAACCTCAAAGATTGTTGAGAAGTCTGAGCTCTGTTATTTCGTGTGGGGATAGTTTTGAAGCACCGATCCGATTGCTACACATGTCTTTTCGAGACTTCCTTCTAGGCCAGCCTCAAAGGAGATGTCTTTATAACGAATTCTGCATTGACTCGAGAGAGGCCCATAGAGTCCTCCTTGAAAGCTGCTTAAACTTGCTGTCGAGTACTCTGAAACAAGATATCTGTTCTCTTGATGACCCATCCTTCTTGGTCAAGGATATTGATCCATCTTTGCTGGACCAAAAAATTCCAGTCTACGTCAGATACGCTTCCCAATATTGGTcgcatcatctccaacaagCTGGTCTCGAGCTGTCTGATGATGACTGTGTACATCAATTTCTGAAACAGAATTTCCTGTATTGGCTTGAGCTGATGAGTATTCTTCGAATGATACCGGCAGCTACACTCAACGTCATCGAGCTTGAAAGTTGCTTTAATGCCCTACCG CGCGATGGGAGAGCCGGGATTCAAGATATGATATCTGACATGAAGCGTTTCATGCTTTCATCGAGGAATGAAATCGAAAACTTACCCCTTCAGGTCTATCGTTCGGCACTCATTTTCGCCCCGGAACAAAGCATCTGCCGGAAAGCCTATGGGAGTTTGATTCCAAGTACCTTCTCCAGATTGCCTAGAGTGATAGACAAATGGAAGCCTCTACTTCAGGAACTCTATAACAAAGATTCCGGTCGTTGCCTAGCCCTATCTTCAGATGGAAAAACTCTCGCTGTCCTGTGTGGGCCATGGAAGCTCTCTAGGGTTAATGTGTGGAATATAACTACGGGAACATTGCTATATACGATCGATTGCGGTGGGTGGCCAGACTTTATTGCGTTTCTTCCTGGCGACAAGCACATTCTTTCCTCTGGGGTATTTCAGGGTGTCCAAGTCTGGGATATAAGTTCCGGGAAGTTGCTCAAAAAGATCCTTTCCTGGGAAGGCGATTCCTCGGACGATGATAGGTGGGAAGCGCCTCACGAAGATTCATTGTCATCTCTAGGGTGCCTAGCAATGGTACACTGCAGTAGAAAGAGCATTGGTTTGATCTATGCTACACAGGGAGAACTGGAGATTGTTCATGTACCCACCACTGTTAATACCATGGCATGGACTCCAGATGGAGCCGCCTTGGCAATATCTCTGACTGACGgtagtatattattctggGATGCAATTGAGTCCGTTTTTCTACTATCGCTGAGCCATACCTCAGGAATTGGGAAGGGCCTCAATATGACATTCTCGGCCACCGGTGAATTGTTGACAGAAACACTATTGAGTGATTGTGTTTCAATTAAGCTATGGGATTGGAGGACGAAAGCTTTGTTGCTGGAAATAATTGATGATTCGCTAGACTGGAGAGATTGCCAGTCCCTCGACTCAGACACTATCATGCATTTCTCCCCAAGTGAAAAGGTTGTAACAACCTGGCATCGCTCCACAGGGCTTCAGAGATGGGATTATGTGACTCGTCAACGCTTGGTGAGACTCGCTACGCCCGATCCGAAAATGCGCGTTAAACTCTCGCCAAACGGGAAGATGTTTGTAGTTGCAACGAAACGGGCAGATCGCACACCAAGCACTGATCTTTTCGACTCGGCAACAGGCGAACTTCTGATGAGCCTGAGAAGCATCACAGATTATTCACGCGTTGTATTCAAGTGGGAAAGTCGACTTCTCATATCCGCTGGTCTCGACAGAATAGTTCGGATTTGGGATCTATCTTCAGACTTGAGATCGGAACAGCTTGCAGCTCCGCTAAAACCTGAGGGGAGGCTCATCTTGTCTCATGACCATCAATTTGTACTATCGGCATCCACAGACAATATCTGCCTTTGGGAGAAGAAATCTGGCTCTCTTAGTCGGAAAGTCAACGAGAAAGATACAGAAGGCATTGCTGAAATGTTTGGGCAGGTCCTGGTCAGGGGCTATAAAGGATCAATCTTGACCAATTTGAAGACGGCAACGGAGGGAATGGACACCAATCGGCCTTACGACAATATTGTCTTAGACCTTGTCCAAGGCTATCTATACAATTTTCAGACAGAAGATATCAGTCCAAACGGCAAGTTTCTTGCGAAAGCTTCGGTCTCAAAGGAGAGTACTCATTACGAAGACGATAATTTTTACATCACAGTGTGGGATATAATCACTGGCAACGTGGCTTGCACCGTCCCTCGCGGTTACAAACAAGAGCCTTATTTGTCTTTCTCCCCTGACGGGAGGCTTCTGGCAATTGTCCTTTGGAATAGCGATTCCAAAGCAATAGCTCTAGAAGTATGGGATGTGATTGACGAAGAGTGTCGACTTCAATGGGATACGTGTCAGGGCGAGAAATTCGATGCGATAAAAATTCTCTGGTCAGCCGACGGGACAAAAGTGGCAATCAACTgtcccatcctcttcttgaAGCAGGAAAACCGTGCCATCATTATCCTTTGTGATTTAGCGAAAAGCAAAACCATACTTCTCGAATATCCGGGAGTCTGTGCTGCACTGTCCCCAAACGGAAGGCTGGTTGTTACCAGAGCTCGTGATGGACGAGACCTCTCCTTATGGGAAGTACTTGAAGACAGTCTAAAGCTGCTTGGCCATCGCACCGATATGAACTTGCATCAATGGCCAAGTCCGTTACATATGTTGAAATTTGAAGGCGATGAGGTGATTGTTACAGATGAAAGTCGAATTGATGTTAGATCATTACTACCAAATTGGGACTCAAGAACCAGTCGGCAAATACAATGGAAAGACGACTGGATAATTTATGGGCCAGAAAAAGTTCTCCTTCCCTTGCAGTACAGACCGCGTGATGTGGTTGTAACAAAAGACAATGTTTTGGTTATGAGGAGCAAATCTGGTGAGGTTACATTTTGGGAGTTCGCAGATGAGGTGGCAGAGGGTTGA
- a CDS encoding uncharacterized protein (COG:E;~EggNog:ENOG410PHHD;~InterPro:IPR013057;~PFAM:PF01490;~TransMembrane:7 (o47-67i74-95o125-145i157-176o182-204i225-246o258-278i)), which translates to MSPLSAINNPEDPLAEQEKPINLRSTTENEDPFSHDGVGGVKYRTLAWWQCAMIMVAETISLGILSLPSAVASLGLVAAVILILGLGALATYTGYTLGQFKLRYPHVHSMGDAGEVLMGRIGREVLGTAQLLFLIFIMGSHLLTFTVMMNTLTDHGACSIVFGVIGLAVSFVFTLPRTLKKVSWFSISSFISIAAAVLITMIAIAIQKPGDGRVDAVVENSFYKAFLAVTNIVFAYAGHVAFFGFISEMRTPTDYPKTLYMLQGIDTSMYTISAVVIYRYGGKDVASPALGSTSPLMSKLAYGVAIPTVSRAPEYLHESTDK; encoded by the exons ATGTCCCCCCTGAGTGCGATCAATAACCCTGAGGACCCGCTCGCCGAGCAGGAGAAACCCATCAATCTGAGAAGCACCACTGAGAACGAGGATCCTTTCAGTCATGATGGTGTCGGCGGGGTGAAGTACCGCACTTTGGCTTGGTG GCAATGTGCAATGA TCATGGTCGCAGAGACAATCTCCCTGGGCATCCTGTCCCTACCCTCGGCCGTGGCGTCGCTTGGCCTGGTTGC AGCCGTgatcctcatccttggccTCGGTGCTTTGGCAACTTACACAGGCTATACTCTAGGCCAGTTCAAACTCCGGTATCCGCATGTGCACAGTATGGGTGATGCCGGCGAGGTCCTGATGGGTCGCATCGGTCGCGAAGTGCTGGGAACTGCGCAGCTGTTGTTTTTGATCTTCATCATGGGCAGTCATCTTCTGACCTTTACTGTGATGATGAATACCTTAACTGACCATGGCGCCTGTTCTATTGTGTTTGGTGTGATCGGCTTGGCGGTGTCGTTTGTCTTTACCTTGCCACGGACGCTGAAGAAGGTGTCTTGGTTTTCGATTTCAT CTTTCATCAGCATCGCTGCCGCAGTGTTGATCACCATGATTGCAATCGCTATTCAAAAGCCAGGTGACGGCCGTGTTGATGCCGTCGTTGAAAATTCATTCTACAAGGCTTTCCTGGCTGTCACCAACATTGTCTTCGCATACG CCGGGCACGTGGCCTTCTTCGGATTCATCTCAGAGATGCGCACGCCGACCGATTACCCCAAGACCCTGTACATGCTGCAGGGGATCGATACGTCAATGTACACTATCTCGGCGGTCGTCATCTACCGCTATGGTGGAAAGGACGTGGCATCTCCGGCATTGGGATCGACCAGTCCGCTGATGTCTAAGCTTGCCTACGGCGTTGCTATCCCGACGGTAAGCCGCGCTCCAGAATACTTGCATGAAAGTACTGACAAATAA
- a CDS encoding uncharacterized protein (COG:E;~EggNog:ENOG410Q1Y5;~InterPro:IPR013057;~TransMembrane:3 (i7-27o39-60i72-95o)), producing MHQRGLVSIGTWVMIGLVLWTLAWIISEAIPVFNDLLSLITALFASWFTYGLSGIFWLFLNWGRYSSSRRKILLTGLNLLVVVVGGCLCALGLYVSGKSIHDHPKSTSFSCSNNT from the exons ATGCACCAGCGCGGACTTGTTTCGATTGGGACGTGGGTGATGATCGGGTTGGTGCTGTGGACGCTGGCGTGGATTATTTCTGAGGCGATTCCTGTGTTCAACGACTTGCTGAGTCTGATC ACGGCGCTCTTTGCCAGCTGGTTCACAT ATGGACTAAGTGGAATATTCTGGCTATTCCTCAACTGGGGCCGATACTCCTCGTCGCGCCGCAAGATCCTACTGACCGGTCTAAACCTGCTGGTGGTAGTTGTAGGTGGCTGTCTA TGCGCCCTTGGTCTCTACGTCTCCGGAAAATCAATCCATGATCACCCCAAAAGTACCAGCTTCTCATGCTCCAACAATACTTGA